The Helianthus annuus cultivar XRQ/B chromosome 11, HanXRQr2.0-SUNRISE, whole genome shotgun sequence region aagatgaccaaagcagtggcgtgctggtgggatcgaatggtgctacatgaacagaagatggaacaggtgtcatctggggcatgaaaggcataggcatcggtatgtgcccaaaagggtgggctgaagagccctctccaggccccgctggaggtacaaacggtgggatctgaaatgaaaaatcagtatgatgtgcatcagtgtgatgtgggggaaacggtggaacatcctcgtcagcaggtatccaaccgtgctgagcctcctcgtcgggtggatccatatgctctgcaaacagagcgtgctcaggctcgaggggtacaggatcaaacggagcaatgacaggatcaatGGGTGCGACATGCTCAACTGGGTGGTCAACAgggatatcagcaatcaaagggggatcaacaaaaggtggatcaacaacaggatcatcagctatcaaaggaacatcaccaacaggtgggtcagccaaaacgggctcaacaggaacgtcagcatgtaccaagtcatgctcatgcacagggtcgagagcagctgcctgctctggggccaaggcaggctctgggtcaccaaaagccatgtcaaaatcaaactctggatcaaagggatcaacaggatcaacgggatcaacagggtcctccatatgctggtccataggaatatactcaatatcgcggtcaggatcaaatcctggaggaaaaacgggatcagaatcctcaatgtcgtcgtgctcgaacacaaagctcgggatgggtgcggcagaagatgcctgatcggggtccgagtcatgTATAAAATGCTGCGtactcacctcgtgagacggtacagatgccacagactcaaaggagtctgggactggcgAATGGGCGGGCGAGTCCTCAACTGGAGCACCAGCAatcatcaaaagatcgccagcgggaagaggggctgcatcaggaatctcatcctcgtaaggctcgtcctcaaatagatcaatgtcgccgtctgcctcggcgtcgggtagcaagtcgtatgctggataagaagcaaggggtatgggagctggaatcgctaccaagggaagatactcagcaggatcgccatcaataggctcataagcaccctcgggtagagcgaagggcaaggagtcatcgtcatcggtgctggtgaagtcggaggtatgcacctcgtgctctgaagacacaatgtcgtccgatactatgggtaaaggtccggtggtatctgaatcacccgtggctggtgagtccatgggtatgtaacataaacacaagcaTACACAAAAATCagcaaatcaggtaatcacacaagttaccaagtaataatcacataatcctcctagtcccactagcctcccagcctcccagactgtccttcctagtcccactagccaactttcccagcctcccagattgactccctagtcccactagcaaactctcccagcctcccagactgactccctagtcccactagcaaattctcccagcctcccagactgactccctagtcccactagcaaattctcccagcctcccagactgactccctagtcccactagacaactacctcgatccattagatcgagcctcggcctcccagaccgagcctcagtctcccagaccgagcctcagcctcccagactgagcctaaaaataataaataaaatatgctcaacatttgtttataaaaaggttttggatctggacttaagtggtatgcagtaaaaatgttttcgtgagagccctagtgatcatagtctagactcgagaaggaatcctagttcgctatgatcagagctctgataccaagctgtcacaccctggctttgcggaagcgtggttaatttggtgtgacttcttaataccatagcttaatcataacaagctatatgaattaaaatatgcaagaccatccattgataataaaaatattaaacattgtcttaacgggttaacacccaacaaccataaacttgtctaacattacaaatgcaaacttaaagtaaacatggttcagggactgtgacttgtccaggaaagagtcacaagcctcgaaccctggatgacctcgggcctaatgcagcggaaaacaagccataccgcgccagatcgttagtttcctgaaatacatgtaagttgaaaaatcaacaatgatgttgagcgagttcatgcgatagtgagtaaacaaacctttgtatttatcaaaaaccctggtatgtagcaaataaggaaaaagagatcaccaatggtttgcaaggccattgatatgtgtgaagtgcaagtagggatgactcaaacctagcggatttatgcgtcgggcactaagtcaccccgaggtccgttcagctggacctggggctgggctcgctacacccagatagatctaccgctcctgtccctcggtcctactatgaggattaatggcctcaagtttccgcctacccactcacatgatctaagtaacaaacctccttacgctaatcataccatgtataaacatattcataatcattgtaacatgtatttcacccccgcagtttagaaaactgaaaatagttaagagaaaagggggatatgaactcacagtcagtgcgtagctaaatcaagcactccaaatgtctgaaagctgtgcaacgacctacatgtgctaattctattagacggatggccgtgctttagctttatagtctaattttcgggaaacagttagacaactgttccttgtacataattggtagttaatctccttcccaaggatgggggaattaatacatgtttataatattaagtctcacttaatatattttatttctcattctaaaatataattatttttctcaaaaataatatatcttctcttcgtataatactttccaaaataatacgttgacaaaatacgcatttatgaatatttccgtataaagcgtaagttacgttttggcgatttagtggtaataataatttccgttgtaacttatatgtttgtcgtgtgggcgttggtattattttgggttcgacaaagtttgtaaatattatttttactctaaaaataatatttatatgttttcacaaaataatcataaacagtgtggcgaaaaatatatttatcgaataaatatttatcacgtttagtttttgtgaaaatcccacctccgattatataataaataaagtcatggcgaaatatattttgaaaacatctcaaaatagtttaacacttgcaaataattctaagtgttagattttagaaaaatttcgccagagtttcccctgtaactggaggtggccacgctttcaagcgtatcattttcttttacaaaatcacttcaacaatttctttaaatcaaccaatcaatttccgatacttcaaaccagtttcaatacattaaacttgtagactagtatgtaaaatcgcattattacatgaacttgtaatttttccgaaagtcatagtgtagatcaccttatatttagtggatctatgtataaaatagtttagtcttgtaaaaaccccgtttttggaacaaatcattctttacaacttcccgacaacttttgtaaaaattgttattttgtcggatctttcgtttcacaagtgtttatacacttgtagtttgtaaaaatcatattttttaacatgttatccaacttttaaaaacatgattttcctcgacacttggttctacaaatttaccacttgtacatacgtagatcggctcgttttaaatactattttacaagtcaaaatacttttacacaagttcatgtttctcgtgtggtggagtttcaccttttaacccttgtaccaatagaaacaagcttatgtcaagattcgtgatcttaacaaagtcgggttaaacgatgataagagccaccacatcgtagatcgggcctcaataatcaacatattcgaatactacgacttttacacgcgttattagcttttaaccaacaatattcgagttttagtagcctttaaggattcaaaacgcatgattccgacttttaaccgttaaaaatcatattaaccactttagatacgatcaagagtgagttttaaatgttatacctctagctcggggctagggaagaatctagtcggaaatggcgtggataaaagcaaatgaacgaggtccttcaacttccgcttgcttcaagcttccttatacgtgacccgaacaccttgtataagcttggaatggcaagatcAAAACTCGACAATGGTGGTGTGTGTGTGGGTAGTTtcggccgagagagagagagagcaagagggagagTAGAGATGGTGAGTTGTGTGTGAAGACTCTAATGTGTTATGTGTTGATTTTATAGACAAAAGTTGtgccatcgtccaacggtttttcaagctctctagatatccacgaaatcaaataaaataatcaaaaactTGTACCCTCTTGTCCCCTTGGTTGGCCGAAATCTTTAGGGGGAAAGGACatccggttggatctcgattgttcagttagagcTCAGTTAAATTAAGTtggttacttttagagattaaccccgttagttgcgtgacgcgttataaagcgggtgttagggtaatcagggaccctaactggctcagaaaaagactaataatatttttggcaacattttatgttccgggtatagtccggttgttcggttggacagtaatccgttaaagtgcttaagtaatcttttaagcgctgtaaataatatttttagcgacacaatttattctgcaaggtgtcaggaatatttccccatgttttggcactttattaattagctagaagctagtgtgttgataaaagtgctgtgttttgtgcttagagtacgttttaggcacatccaatctctgtatcttattcctagagacgcagttatacaacccttgtatccctacacacactatgggtgtagtaaaatatttctggctcattcaggcctttagaggcagtgtctgcctgatgctggctatatcagcatgttcaataggttatccgttcaaatgctactgtgcttttgtgcatcatgtttgtcactagagttcagtaagtaaataatgtagtgacggaaatcaaagtatgatgcagatatgtacatgtatcaacaatcaagtagcagtttatcagaaatctcagttaagcacagtaattaggcaacaattaatagttaattaagtcgtacggatacctggttttgtgagggttgtcacatttttAATATATTAAGTATTTTATGAAGTTAAAGATCTTATTTAGTTTTGTCCTTTGATTTTAAAAAAAGGTTTAACCGTAGACGTTTGGACCATTTTTCACTTAAAAACAGATAATCAAAGAAAGAAAGTGAAGAGCCTCTAGATATCCCACCTCTTTTAGCCCGCCCCATTGCACTCCAACCCCAATGACCTAAGCCCCAATCATCAATAAAATATATGTATACAACATTCCAAATTTTGGGCCCCTTTCAATTTTGGGCCTTGGCATTCGCCTGGGCTGCCCAACCCAATAACCGGGCCTGATCTGAATGTTTACCACATTGGTTTGGAAACATTATTCCAATATAATTACCTCATCAACTCCAATATTAGGGTCAAAAACGTGGAAATGAAAGTCAAAGTGTCAAACCTTGACCCATTAGGTGCATGTGTTGTCATCATTATCACCCTTCCTGGAGCCTCTTTAATCTTATCAAACTGTGACTTGAAATCTGCAACATCTTCTGTTGATGGAAGCACCAATGCACGATGCATGAACACTCGTACCCGACAACATATCCTAAATCTTTAACATTCATGTGTTTCAATATTTTCAAGAAATACAAATTGTATAAGTTAAAAACAAACCTTAACAACGTCAATGTCCGAGAATCCGAGAAGGGATTAGAGTGTGAGAAATTGATCAATTTAGGGTTCAAAGCAGAGTCGTGCTTCACGAATCTAATCGGTAATCTCCCTGTCAATTGATTTTCAGAATCTCCCCTTCAAGTGTTATAGGTGTCCAAAAAGCTGAACTCAAATGGCATCAGAACTCAATCAAATTGATGTTATTACTCAGTATTAAAACAACAAATAATACCAAATTCGTATCTACAGTTGAATCAGAGGAGTATCATTAAGTGAAACAACAATTGATGATGAGATATTATCTTTAAACGACGGGACTGATAAAATTTGTATGACTTGGTTTACATGATTACAAAAAGAAAGTTTCTTTATAATGGTTTTACTTTTAGTACACAAAATTTTTATGATGCAACTCAAAAAATAAAGTCGTCGAAAGCCATAAATACAAATACAGAGAACACCGATACTGTTACCGATGTTATTGGTCGGTACTGACTCGGTTTGTCATCATATCACTATTTCAAACACAACTTTGTTTTCAACAAAACTTACATCTGAATGTCGAGAAAAAAATTAACCGCAACCGTGTATTTAGTAGGTGAAACCCACACGTTGCAGCCGGGATGTTAAAATTTTGTAAGGATCGGTATCGACGACTATAAGAAAAAAGTTTATTTACAGTGATTTTATCACACAAAACTTTTACAATGTAACCACAAAAATAAAGTcgtgttttacatcgatcgaaaaccTTAAAAACATATATTCCGATAACATTGATACTGGTACCGATGTTGTTTGGTCGGTAGCGGCTAGGTTCGTCACCATACCGTTATTTTGAATACAACTCCGTTTTCAATAGAATTTATACCAGAAtgtcaagaaaaaaaataaacGTAACCtcgtatttattttattttattttttgtaaaaaaaaaaaacactaacgAACCAAAAGTATAAGAGAAAAACAAAACTATCGGGTTAAAGGCGTATATTATTAATTGCATCAAAACTTTAAAAACTTACCTTTGAGTCATTCTCATCAAAAAGTTCACCAACAATTTCCTCAACAACATCTTCAAGGGTTACAATCTGCTCATTGAAAACAAAAGcaaaagtcaaaatcaaaatcaacctTTGTTTTAAACTTGCTGAAAATATACAAAATAGAGCATAAAGGGCATAAACATACACCGACGGTTCCTCTGTATTCATTAAGAACAACAACCATGTGAACTTTCCTAATACGGAATTCCCTTAGAAGATTCCAAATTAACATTGAATCTGAAAaaaattataattaatttaagAGTCATGTTAATGACTTACAGTTACTTCTATCGAAGTCAAAGTCAACTATTACCAGGAACGAAATATGCAGGCTTGTGAGCCATATCTCCCACAACTGCAGTTTCAAGCATATCTcccttcaaattttcaaaataaataaaaatctttactACAAAAACCAATATATGATAATTAAAAATAACCAGAATCGTACTTTCTTAATAAGTTCTAACATATCCATTGAGTAAGCTACACCCACGATGTTATCAACTCGCTGCTCAAACATTGGCACCCTGTGAGTGCAaatcaaattattattttttaattaaatccATAATCAGAACTATTttctttaaaatattttttttttcaataattaCCTAGAATATTGATGAGTTACCCATAAGTGGTGGAAATCAACTAACGTTGCAGTCGAATCAACTGCAACTACATCCACAAGTGGCGTCATAACCTCCTTCACATGGGTGTCTTTTATTTCCAACACATTCTCAATCATATCCTGCATAAATATGTAACGCGTTATGCATATACTCTATAAAACACATAAACCCTTGAacccaaaataataataataataatgatgatgatgatgatgatgatgataataataataaaaaaaaacccaacataaaCCCTTAACCTTACTTAATTCAATTCAGTTCTATTCAATCCAAACACTATTCAAAActattctcatgaaccctaacctTAGTTAACTCAACTTAATTCAATTCAATTCAATCCAAACAGTTTTCAAGACCATTTCTGTTATAAAACACATAACCATCTGCTTATTACCAGATTTGAGATTTAGGATTTTCTGAAAATCACCATTGATCAGAAAGGATTGAAATCCCATGGCTTTGACTATCTAACATTCTCATCAACAAAACCTCTTCAcaataaaaaccctaaaaaaattgAATCAGTAGATTTACAAAACGAATATATCAGAATAGGGATTTTCGTAAAACAAATTAGATAAATCGTAGAACACATATAGAAATCACATATAAGACATACCAAAAACAACTCATTAAAAAATTCCATGGATAGAAGACACAAGATTACCGATTATTAAGAAACAATCGACAAAATTACCTTACATAGTGTTGATCAAAAGAAGAATCGCCAAATCGTTGAAACAAAAAGCCAAAGACGAATGGATTGAAAGCAAAAACCCTAAATATGAATAATAAAGTGATTAAACATACATTAAAGCTTAAAGAGTAGAAGAAAACATACCTTTTGCTGGTTGCTTTAGACTGAGATCTAGGTTGTAATGGAACAGAGAGAGATATAGCGATGGAACAGGCAGAGATATGTATGAAattgaaattagggtttaagGATTGATTGAAGAGAGAGGACGTATTATGAGAGCGTGTTTGAGAAGCCGCGTGAATCAAGAAAAATAAGAGAAAAGAGATTGGCGCCCAAGAGGAATTCTCTGGGTTAAGAGGGTGTCCACCTCATCAAAATGATTGGCTAAGAATAGCCCATGTGGCCTAAGAGAATtcatttagtataatagatagatattaaattaaataattaaaaatacttTTGATTATTTTGATATATCATTGCCTTTTTAGTTAGATTCCTTTTAAAGATTAATTAAatctttttttatatttatgaGATTTTTTTACTTTAATTTCGAGATGGTGTTCTCCTTTATTTAAAGTTGTTTCTATAACTAAATTGTAAATGTAATTTCGttaataaattataataaattaaaACCAACTTTATCAACATGTCCTTCTCTTAGGTTATTAAGTATCACGTGTCAGTTATATACTCCATCCTTTTTGGTTTGAGCGGCAAAATCAAATACTGAAGACACGGTTTCTTCTTCATCTCTATATATGATATAAGTATGCAATATTTATTTTCATCTCACACAGGTTTCTCTCGCAATATTGTTTCCAAAGTATGAAAACCATTCCTTTCTACATCATTAATATGTAGAAAATTACTTGCAGGAAATATTAGGGATGTGTTATGAATGTATCCATTATGTGGTGACTATCCACATCTATAACTCCTATCCCTTTAGTGCATCCATTATGTAGTGACTATCCACCTCTATAACTCATGTCTCTTTAGTTATTATTGTACTAATGTAAGGGCCTATATATAATGGCATTTGTATATGATGTTGAAATCAATCAATAAGAAATCCATCTCCCATTCTCCCATTCTTCTCTATACATTGCTAGTAGGTTgttgttttacaacacgttatcagcacgagcgcaaacacgaacacgaacaccaAACCCTAATCCTCTTTGATGGTTTCTTTTGATTTCTCAACGTGTGAGGATGCACAAACCCGTTAAATACCAGTGATTATTCGACAATTTCCAGAATTGATTTTGACATCGCTATATCAAAGTCTGGAAAACTGGAAGTTGCTGGATCTTGATTTATTTGGCTATTTTGGTACGTACAAATACAAAGGTAATTATCATGCATCTTGcatctctttttcttgaattaaTTTTGTGCCATAGAAATCATAATAATTATACATATTAATTGAAACTTATGATGAATAGTAAATCAAATTTTTAagtatttatttgttattttagTAATAAATAGTAACCAATAAGATTTAAGTATTTTTTATTAGTAATATTTTATTGATTATTTAATTTGAATTTTTTGTGTTCACTTTTTATAAAATCGGCatctatgtttatttattttattaacatTTCAAGTTATTTGCTCGCGCGTTGTGATGGTACGTTACCACATGCATTAGATCGGTATCAGTCTGGTTCGTTACAATACTGGTACGATATATGCACTTGGTATAGAAATCAACACATGTTTTATATGATCGAAAACGATAGAAACGAACACCGGTACCAGCATCAACGTTGTTCGTACGGCACCGACCGGTTCAAAGTGTCAAAATACTGGTAACATCATTCATTTTCATCATAGATAGAGTTGTATGAATGAAAATTTTTTAAaaccgaaaaccataaaaatgatagCAGGTACCGGTACTGATGTTCGGTATGGTATGGTAGCACTAAGATGTCAGTTTATTTTAAGAAAAAAACAATATAAACAAACTCCTGTACCGAAAACGATGTTGTTCGGTACGGTGTGGTAGCGATCGGTGTCAATGTATCAAAATACGGTATGGTAGCGATCGGTGTCAATTTATCgaaaggaaaaaaataaaaaaataatactgGTACCGATACAGATGTTGTTAGTCGGTTTCGGTTCAGTGTGGTAGTGGTATGATAGTGCGCGACACAATATTCGTtatcaataaaatttatatcgcaatgttgaaaaaaaattaaacatagaATGCAAACCAACTGAACAACGTCAGTATTGGTATCCatattcatttttattgttttcgatcGATATAAAAGTTTTCTCTTTTGATGATTATAGGCTATTGTGAGTACCAATACTGTAACGAAACAAACATATACCGACAGAATTCCCGTCGCGAAGCACGAGGGAATCTCACTAGTATATATATGATTTAAACAAGATATAAATTGGGAATATTCAAGTGATGACTCAGAAGattatattatttagtatatattttgaTATGTTGCTTGTAGAGTTGTACACTTATCACATTATAATAATTATTGTTATGGATCTTACAAAGAAAATTTAAAATAGGTTCATAAAAAAATTCTTTTGAAACACAATTGAACGAGAAAGTTTGAATAAATGTCAAATATTGTTTTTAAACAAAATCTTAGTTGAAActtattttataatttttgttttttcattTGCCTTTGATGGTTATGAAAATTGATAATCAGTATTTATTTAGTGTTTAATATATCATGATATCTTTTAGTGTTACAATGTTGATTGTAATTTGTGTGTTAAATACAAATACTGGTAGAGTAATATATGATAATGCTATTATTTGTTTGAAATCATCTCTGGATTCTTGTAGAGTAATATATGATAATTATTTGTTTGAAATCATTATTGGATTTTAATGTTTAAAAGCTTTCAAAATATTTTTCTCCGTTAACATCATAACATGGTTTAAGAAGATAAATGAAGACCTATTTTGGATGACTTTTATTGCATTATTTGAATTCTCTCTTCTTATCAAAAGAAGTAATGTTATGTTTTTATATGTTATAAATTATTTGATTAAACTAGTGGTAATCATATCATTCTCAATTAATCTTTTGGGTTTATAAAATGTGAATTCAAATTACTCTATTATCACATTATCATcctttatcatctattatatgatATTTGTGGATGTTATTGTTATATTTTAACATAATTAAAAGTTTACGCATCGTATAAGATTTGAATATATGATATGATGTGGGAAAGGATATTTTTACAAATTAAGAAGATACTTCTCGATATGTTTTTTTATGTAGAACATAGtaataattaatttattataAAGAAAGACTTGTTTGAAAGTAATAATGATCATATGTTGGGAACATAGATTGAGATATGTGTTTCGTTTGTATCCATCTTATCTTTCAGGGTAGAGTGATATGCATCTGATTGGTTATagattaatatataaattatatatatttgcttataattgataaaaaaaatatcaTTGCCTAAAGTTTTTATTATAACTTGTTTTATATGTGAAATGTTATAATGTTATATATTGCATAATTTTACGTTATGCCTTCTTGGTATGAATTCATTTATCTATATAGATAATATACAATAATTAAATCAACGTTATGGTTTGTTATAACTCTCACGAAAGAGTATATATATTCTTAGACAAGACACTTGAAGTGTCATACTCACACATTGCATTATATAGTCTAATCTTATTGATTCGGTTATGTAACTTCTTCTCAATTGATATTATGTGATGAGAAGGTTATTTATACATTGTTATATTAAACATTTGTTTTTactatcaaaactcaaatatGCTCTTGAAGTAGCAAGGTTATTAAAGAATATATAAGTTTTGAAATGACCATCATGAAAGTTGTGTGGTTATAATACTTTCCCTAAAGTGAATGTGAAGCCATGTAGTTCTAATCCATTCACTAAAGTAAAGGCGACAATGATCAGTGTAAAGGTCACGATCATGATTAAGAAAATTGTAGTGATGCCCCATGAATGTTGTATAGGTATAATCTATTTCTTGAATaaaatgtgatgatataataattGGTGTAAAGTTCTTGATGATGGTAATTGAGGAAATTGTTATGATGCTCATGTAATGAGATCAACCATATTATAATGTGATGACTATACAATGATCGTTATGAAGGTCGTAAGATATAAGATTGATAaatagttgtcacaccccgatttccacgtgtatcaccggtgggcccggtgggggattaccgtgacgtagttggcaacaagatagtcaaaccacaatatataaatgcacagcgaaagcataaagataaatataattcaaccatttactgcaatatccaaatgtatcacaagtagttgaatagtatccacaggatggatcaaaataaataaagatgtagttcaacagataagacatcaagcttgcgaggcttctCAACGATGCTATGGAGCTAatgccagccaattacgtgtagtacctgcacttaatctttttgggaaaatacgtcagtttacactggtaaatacgatcaactgactcattttgtaaaatgataaaaatttAGTTTAgatgcacgtggcataaacatgtttgttaacttgggagaattattttaaattataatcttgtgaacgaattacatgttccttctttgcgttcagtagcccggatcgtgtcgggttaaagatcaatagacacaccacatttgcgtaaaaccgaggcgggtaaaccatcggctacgtcttttaatagtatagacatcataccgggtgtacgcctacacccgagagtcaaggtcgtggccatttcttcgaatgatgccaaggatatccgggacatggtcattaaccccccaaaggcttttaagtaacaagactgtttaaatgagccgatcaaactattcaattaaccacctaaacgatggaattatttgatgctcaatcaagcggtattttatataccgtaacccaagcccgtataagggaaaataagttaaaagtatttacctttgcaatgtatattccttaatcaattaagtcactgatatcttttactggggctccttattctggaacgaaagtttaaattaacctattagaatcctaacgggtctttatattagccgtagcctagaccggttagtttcgagggatagatacggtttaatcgcgtgaaaggcgaaaacagagaatggaatgtgattctgacccaacaagttcggagacttgttttatatgggtttaatattcacactctggattttggggtcaaaatgatatggtttgacccgtatcggctaatttatgtaaactagttacataagccgaaccgtgcgcgcggtaggcgcaacgggtaaccgtaagagtcttacactgttttcctaagtcaatatactttaaagaggttgtggtatcagtaggatacctt contains the following coding sequences:
- the LOC118483963 gene encoding putative DUF21 domain-containing protein At3g13070, chloroplastic → MFEQRVDNIVGVAYSMDMLELIKKGDMLETAVVGDMAHKPAYFVPDSMLIWNLLREFRIRKVHMVVVLNEYRGTVGIVTLEDVVEEIVGELFDENDSKTQLAYELQSQLKESQRTLGEATAVADLITEFDYRPILEATLSSYTGCTDCKVDVA